A window of the Lactobacillus amylovorus DSM 20531 genome harbors these coding sequences:
- a CDS encoding glycerophosphodiester phosphodiesterase — protein MKIKSQVFWAIFFSLVFFTTSGFTVVGHRGDPIKYTEETIQADNSAFNSGADYVELDLQLSKDGVLVISHDDDLYRVTHTHAIVSQNDFKTLKQLRYDNGEHVMSLNELFKYYKNRPNTKFVLETKIDHSINPSYELEDKIAQVVKKYHMQNRIMIHSFSAASLFHLRELMPHAYLILIVGSLRRINFSILPQVNAVNASSDIVQEHPFLIHWLHKLHKQLYVWAKMDESPALWHWLINRNVDGVVTNFPATGFKYKLAKSGTKKYTINRSGIYFGKTKTATMMNPYVRIKEKKYVYPGQKLNVTYGVRVDDRLYYQIAEKTFISAEFVNLDLRQQDIAPYQNKKIMAKPNTKVTLYSYPDNQAQTNKVLPADKLFKIQNFNGSPKNMWLYTKLGWVKANQILFYGFFSKQAFADYKKLPRVSHYTNLALLTYNPNNPIKELTFSEKQKAVNHIIY, from the coding sequence ATGAAAATTAAAAGCCAAGTATTTTGGGCTATTTTTTTTAGCTTAGTCTTTTTTACAACTAGCGGTTTTACTGTCGTTGGTCACCGCGGCGATCCTATCAAATATACTGAAGAAACAATTCAAGCTGATAACTCCGCCTTCAATTCTGGTGCCGACTACGTTGAACTCGATCTTCAACTTTCTAAAGATGGAGTATTGGTCATCTCTCATGATGATGACCTTTACCGAGTTACTCATACACATGCAATTGTATCACAAAATGACTTTAAGACACTTAAACAGCTAAGGTACGATAATGGCGAACACGTCATGTCACTGAATGAGCTTTTTAAGTATTATAAAAATAGGCCAAATACTAAATTTGTTTTAGAGACAAAAATAGATCATAGCATTAACCCTTCTTATGAGCTAGAAGATAAAATTGCTCAAGTAGTTAAAAAATATCATATGCAAAACAGAATTATGATCCATTCTTTTTCTGCCGCAAGTTTATTTCATTTAAGAGAACTAATGCCACATGCATATTTAATCCTAATTGTTGGTAGTCTTCGCCGCATTAACTTCAGTATTTTACCTCAGGTCAATGCAGTTAACGCCTCATCCGATATTGTTCAAGAGCATCCCTTCTTAATTCACTGGCTCCATAAATTGCATAAGCAACTTTATGTCTGGGCCAAAATGGATGAATCGCCTGCTTTATGGCATTGGCTAATCAACCGAAATGTTGACGGGGTTGTAACTAACTTTCCGGCTACTGGTTTTAAATATAAATTAGCCAAAAGTGGCACCAAAAAATATACCATCAATCGTTCAGGAATCTATTTTGGCAAAACTAAAACTGCCACAATGATGAATCCTTATGTGCGAATCAAAGAAAAGAAATATGTCTATCCAGGACAAAAACTTAACGTAACTTATGGCGTACGAGTTGATGATCGTCTTTATTACCAAATTGCCGAAAAGACATTTATCTCTGCGGAATTTGTTAACTTAGATTTACGCCAGCAAGATATTGCCCCATATCAGAATAAAAAGATTATGGCTAAGCCAAACACTAAAGTTACGCTGTACAGTTATCCAGATAATCAGGCCCAAACCAATAAAGTTTTACCTGCTGACAAACTATTCAAGATTCAAAACTTTAACGGCAGTCCTAAAAATATGTGGCTCTACACCAAGCTAGGCTGGGTTAAAGCAAATCAAATTCTGTTCTACGGCTTCTTCAGTAAACAAGCTTTTGCAGATTACAAGAAATTGCCAAGAGTTAGTCATTACACTAACTTGGCCTTGTTAACATATAATCCAAATAACCCAATTAAAGAACTAACCTTTAGTGAAAAGCAAAAGGCCGTTAACCATATTATTTATTAA